A single region of the Mycobacterium avium subsp. avium genome encodes:
- a CDS encoding DNA-3-methyladenine glycosylase — MRDAAEQLLVDPVGAARRLLGATLTGRGVSGVIVEVEAYGGVPDGPWPDAAAHSYKGLRARNFVMFGPPGRLYTYRSHGIHVCANVSCGPDGTAAAVLLRAAALEDGTDVARGRRGELVHTAALARGPGNLCAAMGITMADNGIDLFDPDSPVTVRLHEPLTAVCGPRVGVSQAADRPWRLWLPGRPEVSAYRRSPRAPAPGTSD, encoded by the coding sequence TTGCGCGACGCTGCCGAGCAGCTGCTGGTCGACCCGGTCGGGGCTGCCCGCCGGCTGCTGGGCGCCACCCTGACCGGACGGGGCGTGAGCGGGGTCATCGTCGAGGTCGAGGCGTACGGGGGAGTCCCCGACGGGCCCTGGCCCGACGCCGCGGCGCACTCCTACAAGGGGCTGCGGGCCCGCAACTTCGTCATGTTCGGCCCGCCCGGGCGGCTCTACACCTACCGCAGCCACGGCATCCACGTCTGCGCCAACGTGTCCTGCGGGCCCGACGGGACCGCCGCCGCCGTGCTGCTGAGGGCCGCCGCCCTCGAGGACGGCACCGACGTCGCGCGCGGCCGCCGCGGCGAGTTGGTGCACACCGCGGCGCTGGCCCGCGGCCCGGGCAACCTGTGCGCCGCCATGGGAATCACCATGGCGGACAACGGAATCGACCTTTTCGACCCGGACTCGCCGGTGACCGTGCGGCTGCACGAGCCGCTGACCGCGGTGTGCGGGCCGCGGGTCGGGGTCAGCCAGGCCGCCGACCGGCCGTGGCGGCTGTGGCTGCCCGGGCGCCCGGAGGTGTCGGCCTACCGGCGAAGTCCGCGGGCGCCTGCCCCCGGGACCAGCGACTAA
- the tyrS gene encoding tyrosine--tRNA ligase produces the protein MSSGILDELGWRGLIAQSTDLDALAAEARPMTVYAGFDPTAPSLHAGHLVPLLALRRFQRAGHRPIVLAGGATGMIGDPRDVGERTLNEADTVAEWTERIRGQLERFVDFDESATGAVVVNNLDWTRRLSAIEFLRDLGKHFSVNVMLDRDTVRRRLEGDGISYTEFSYMLLQANDYVELHRRYGCVLQIGGSDQWGNIIAGVRLVRQKLGATVHALTVPLVTAADGTKFGKSTGGGSLWLDPALTTPYAWYQYFFNTADADVIRYLRWFTFLSADELGELERATAERPQQRAAQRRLARELTVLVHGEAATEAVEHASRALFGQGELERLDAATLAAALRETSVAELKPGAPDGIVDLLVASGLSESRKAARRTLGEGGVSVNNVRIDREDWAPQPSDFLHGKWLVLRRGKRTIAGVEKL, from the coding sequence ATGTCTTCCGGGATCCTCGACGAGCTGGGCTGGCGCGGCCTGATCGCGCAGTCCACCGACCTCGACGCGCTGGCCGCCGAAGCCCGGCCGATGACCGTGTACGCCGGCTTCGACCCCACCGCGCCGAGCCTGCACGCCGGACACCTGGTGCCGCTGCTGGCGCTGCGCCGGTTCCAGCGCGCCGGCCACCGCCCGATCGTGCTGGCCGGCGGCGCCACCGGCATGATCGGCGACCCGCGCGACGTCGGCGAGCGCACCCTCAACGAGGCCGACACCGTCGCCGAGTGGACCGAGCGGATCCGCGGCCAGCTGGAGCGCTTCGTCGACTTCGACGAATCCGCCACCGGCGCCGTCGTCGTCAACAACCTGGACTGGACCCGCCGCCTGTCGGCCATCGAGTTCCTGCGCGACCTCGGCAAGCACTTCTCGGTCAACGTCATGCTGGACCGCGACACCGTCCGGCGCCGGCTGGAGGGCGACGGCATCTCCTACACCGAGTTCAGCTACATGCTGTTGCAGGCCAACGACTACGTCGAGTTGCACCGGCGCTACGGGTGCGTGCTGCAGATCGGCGGGTCCGACCAGTGGGGCAACATCATCGCCGGGGTGCGGCTGGTCCGGCAGAAGCTGGGCGCGACGGTGCACGCGCTGACGGTGCCGCTGGTGACCGCCGCCGACGGCACCAAGTTCGGCAAGTCCACCGGCGGCGGCAGCCTGTGGCTGGACCCCGCGCTGACCACCCCGTACGCGTGGTACCAGTACTTCTTCAACACCGCCGACGCCGACGTGATCCGCTACCTGCGCTGGTTCACCTTCCTGAGCGCCGACGAGCTGGGCGAGCTGGAGCGGGCCACCGCCGAGCGCCCGCAGCAGCGCGCCGCGCAGCGGCGGCTGGCCCGCGAGCTGACCGTGCTGGTGCACGGCGAGGCGGCCACCGAGGCGGTCGAGCACGCCAGCCGGGCGCTGTTCGGTCAGGGAGAGCTGGAGCGCCTCGACGCGGCCACGCTGGCGGCGGCGCTGCGCGAGACGTCGGTCGCCGAGCTCAAACCCGGTGCGCCCGACGGGATCGTCGACCTGTTGGTGGCCAGCGGCCTGTCCGAGAGCCGCAAGGCCGCCCGGCGCACCCTCGGCGAGGGCGGCGTCTCGGTCAACAACGTGCGCATCGACCGCGAGGACTGGGCGCCGCAACCGTCCGACTTCCTGCACGGCAAATGGCTGGTGCTGCGCCGCGGCAAGCGCACCATCGCCGGGGTGGAAAAGCTATAG
- a CDS encoding DUF732 domain-containing protein: MVTVIFARRVRLTGLTVGVLAGLAALAGTLSAPIRADMLGNAFLSALTNAGIAYTQPTSTMAMGQSVCPRLFEPGGSFDAVAADMAQRAGMSYETAGRFTIVAIATYCPAVIAPLLGNRLAS, translated from the coding sequence GTGGTCACGGTGATTTTCGCGAGGCGGGTGCGGTTGACCGGACTGACCGTGGGGGTGCTCGCCGGGCTGGCGGCGCTGGCCGGGACGCTGTCGGCGCCGATCCGCGCCGACATGCTGGGCAACGCGTTCCTGTCGGCGCTGACCAACGCCGGGATCGCCTACACTCAACCGACCAGCACCATGGCGATGGGACAGTCGGTGTGCCCGAGGCTTTTTGAGCCCGGCGGCTCGTTCGACGCGGTCGCCGCCGACATGGCGCAGCGCGCCGGAATGTCGTACGAGACCGCGGGCAGGTTCACCATCGTGGCGATCGCGACCTACTGCCCGGCGGTGATCGCGCCGCTGCTCGGTAACCGGCTGGCATCCTGA
- a CDS encoding tetratricopeptide repeat protein, with protein sequence MVDDRHPQRGERRSRPASWSGPGRARPAQPQTPARRGAPPDRAAADGPPIPPGVEAKQLAPDIRRELSTLDRATADAVARHLVAAGELLDEDPEAALRHARAARARSSRIAAIREAVGIAAYHCGDWAQALAELRAARRMGSKSALLALIADCERGLGRPERAIELARGPEAAELSGDDADELRIVAAGARADLGQLEQALTILSTPQLDSTRTGSTAARLFYAYADTLLALGRNDEALQWFLHSAAADLDGVTDAEDRVSELA encoded by the coding sequence GTGGTCGACGACAGGCACCCGCAGCGCGGCGAACGGCGGAGCCGACCGGCGTCGTGGTCCGGCCCGGGTCGTGCCCGCCCCGCCCAGCCGCAGACCCCGGCGCGCCGGGGTGCCCCGCCCGACCGCGCGGCGGCCGACGGGCCGCCGATACCGCCGGGGGTGGAGGCCAAGCAGCTGGCCCCCGACATCCGCCGCGAGCTGAGCACCCTGGACCGCGCCACCGCCGACGCGGTGGCGCGGCACCTGGTCGCCGCGGGCGAGCTGCTGGACGAGGACCCCGAGGCGGCGTTGCGCCACGCCCGGGCCGCGCGGGCCCGGTCGTCGCGGATCGCCGCCATCCGCGAGGCGGTCGGCATCGCCGCCTACCACTGCGGCGATTGGGCCCAGGCGCTGGCGGAGTTGCGCGCCGCCCGCCGGATGGGCAGCAAGTCCGCGCTGCTGGCCCTGATCGCCGATTGCGAACGCGGACTCGGCCGTCCGGAGCGCGCGATCGAGCTGGCCCGCGGGCCGGAGGCCGCCGAGCTGTCCGGCGACGACGCCGACGAGTTGCGCATCGTCGCCGCCGGGGCCCGCGCCGACCTCGGCCAGCTGGAGCAGGCGCTGACGATTTTGTCCACGCCGCAACTGGATTCGACCCGCACCGGCTCCACGGCGGCGCGGCTGTTCTACGCCTACGCCGACACGCTGCTGGCGCTCGGCCGCAACGACGAGGCGCTGCAATGGTTTCTGCATTCCGCGGCCGCCGACCTTGACGGCGTCACCGACGCCGAAGACCGGGTCAGTGAACTCGCCTGA
- a CDS encoding HAD-IIA family hydrolase yields the protein MKTLAQQHDCLLIDLDGTAFRGRSPTEGAVQALARLPGRALFVTNNASRSAGEVAAHLTELGFTATADDVATSAQSAAHLLAGQLPAGAPVLIVGTEALAGEIAAVGLRPVRRYDDGPVAVVQGLSMTIGWPDLAEAALAIRAGAVWVAANIDLTLPTERGLLPGNGSLVAAVAAATGATPQVAGKPAPALLRDAAARGDFRAPLVIGDRLDTDIEGANAAGLPSLLVLTGVNSARDAVYAKPARRPTYVGHDLRALHQDAAALAVAPQPGWRVEVGDTAITVSGDGRDDRSGDGLSVVRAVASAVWGLPDAGTLPIRAGDDRARAALARWSLVRTD from the coding sequence GTGAAAACCCTTGCGCAGCAACATGATTGCCTGCTGATCGACCTGGACGGGACGGCGTTTCGCGGGCGTTCGCCCACCGAGGGCGCGGTGCAGGCGTTGGCGAGGCTGCCCGGGCGCGCGTTGTTCGTCACCAACAACGCATCCCGCAGCGCCGGCGAGGTCGCCGCGCACCTGACCGAGCTCGGCTTCACCGCCACCGCCGACGACGTGGCCACCAGCGCCCAGAGCGCCGCCCACCTGCTGGCCGGCCAGCTGCCGGCCGGCGCGCCGGTGCTGATCGTGGGCACTGAGGCACTGGCCGGCGAGATCGCGGCCGTCGGGCTGCGCCCGGTGCGCCGCTACGACGACGGCCCCGTCGCCGTCGTGCAGGGCCTGTCCATGACCATCGGCTGGCCGGACCTCGCCGAGGCGGCGCTGGCCATCCGGGCCGGCGCGGTGTGGGTGGCCGCCAACATCGACCTCACCCTGCCCACCGAGCGGGGACTGCTGCCCGGCAACGGATCCCTGGTGGCCGCGGTGGCCGCGGCCACCGGCGCCACCCCGCAGGTCGCGGGCAAACCGGCGCCGGCGCTGCTGCGCGACGCGGCGGCCCGCGGCGACTTCCGCGCGCCGCTGGTGATCGGCGACCGCCTCGACACCGACATCGAGGGCGCCAACGCCGCCGGGCTGCCCAGCCTGCTGGTGCTCACCGGGGTCAACTCGGCGCGAGACGCGGTGTACGCCAAGCCCGCCCGGCGCCCCACCTACGTCGGCCACGACCTGCGCGCCCTGCACCAGGACGCCGCGGCGCTGGCGGTGGCGCCGCAGCCGGGCTGGCGGGTCGAGGTCGGCGACACGGCCATCACGGTCAGCGGCGACGGACGCGACGACAGGTCGGGCGACGGGCTGTCGGTGGTCCGCGCGGTCGCCAGCGCGGTCTGGGGCTTGCCGGACGCCGGCACGCTGCCCATCCGGGCCGGCGACGACCGGGCCCGCGCCGCGTTGGCGCGCTGGTCTTTGGTGCGCACCGACTAG
- a CDS encoding TlyA family RNA methyltransferase has protein sequence MSRRARVDAELVRRGLARSRQQAAELIGAGKVSIDGMPARKPGTAVAVTAALTVAADGERGWVSRGAHKLLGALDAFEIAVAGRRCLDAGASTGGFTEVLLDRGAAEVVAVDVGYGQLAWSLRSDARVVVVERTNVRDLTPEAIGGPADLVVADLSFISLCTVLPALAGCAAPHADIVPMVKPQFEVGKGQVGPGGVVNDPELRAQAVLSVARRADELGWHPVDVTASPLPGPSGNVEYFLRLRARTDRPLAGDALCRAVRRAVESGPQ, from the coding sequence ATGTCTCGACGCGCCCGCGTTGACGCCGAGCTGGTCCGGCGCGGCCTGGCCCGGTCGCGCCAGCAGGCCGCGGAGCTGATCGGCGCCGGCAAGGTGAGCATCGACGGGATGCCGGCCCGCAAACCGGGCACCGCCGTCGCCGTCACCGCCGCCCTGACCGTCGCCGCGGACGGCGAACGCGGCTGGGTGTCCCGCGGGGCGCACAAACTGCTGGGCGCCCTGGACGCCTTCGAGATCGCGGTGGCGGGCCGCCGCTGCCTGGACGCCGGCGCGTCGACGGGTGGGTTCACCGAGGTGCTGCTGGACCGCGGGGCGGCCGAGGTGGTCGCGGTGGACGTGGGCTACGGCCAGCTGGCCTGGTCGCTGCGCAGCGATGCGCGGGTGGTCGTGGTGGAACGGACCAACGTGCGCGACCTGACACCGGAGGCGATCGGCGGGCCGGCCGACCTGGTGGTGGCGGACCTGTCGTTCATCTCGCTGTGCACGGTGTTGCCGGCGCTGGCTGGCTGCGCCGCGCCGCACGCGGATATCGTTCCCATGGTGAAGCCGCAGTTTGAGGTGGGGAAGGGCCAGGTCGGGCCCGGGGGTGTGGTGAACGACCCCGAATTGCGCGCGCAGGCCGTGCTGTCGGTCGCCCGGCGCGCCGACGAGCTGGGCTGGCACCCCGTCGACGTCACCGCCAGCCCGCTGCCCGGACCGTCGGGAAACGTCGAATACTTCCTGCGGCTGCGCGCCCGCACCGACCGCCCGCTGGCCGGCGACGCGCTGTGCCGCGCGGTGCGGCGCGCGGTGGAAAGCGGACCGCAGTGA
- a CDS encoding NAD kinase, whose amino-acid sequence MTPAERTVLMVVHTGREEATETARRVQKVLGDNGIALRVLSAEAVDRGPLHLAPDDMRAMGVEIEVVDADPLAARGCELVLVLGGDGTFLRAAELARNADIPVLGVNLGRIGFLAEAEAEAIDKVLEHVVARDYRVENRMTLDVVVRHQGTVSDHGWALNEVSLEKGPRLGVLGVVVEIDGRPVSAFGCDGVLVSTPTGSTAYAFSAGGPVLWPDLEAILVVPNNAHALFGRPMVTSPAATIAIEIEADGHDALVFCDGRREMLIPAGSRIEVKRCDTAVKWARLDSAPFTDRLVRKFRLPVTGWRGN is encoded by the coding sequence GTGACCCCGGCCGAGCGCACCGTCCTGATGGTGGTCCACACCGGCCGCGAAGAAGCAACCGAGACGGCACGCCGGGTGCAGAAGGTGCTGGGCGACAACGGGATTGCGCTGCGCGTGCTGTCCGCCGAGGCGGTCGACCGGGGGCCGCTGCACCTGGCGCCCGACGACATGCGGGCCATGGGCGTCGAGATCGAGGTGGTCGACGCCGACCCGCTGGCCGCCCGCGGCTGCGAGCTGGTGCTGGTGCTCGGCGGCGACGGCACGTTTCTGCGGGCCGCGGAATTGGCGCGCAACGCCGACATCCCGGTGCTCGGCGTCAACCTCGGCCGGATCGGTTTTCTGGCCGAGGCCGAAGCCGAGGCCATCGACAAGGTGCTGGAACACGTTGTGGCGCGCGACTATCGGGTGGAGAACCGGATGACGCTCGACGTCGTGGTGCGCCATCAGGGCACGGTGTCCGACCACGGCTGGGCGCTCAACGAAGTCAGCCTGGAAAAAGGCCCGCGGCTCGGGGTGCTCGGGGTGGTGGTCGAGATCGACGGCCGGCCGGTGTCGGCCTTCGGCTGCGACGGCGTGCTGGTGTCGACGCCCACCGGATCCACCGCGTACGCGTTCTCCGCGGGCGGCCCGGTGCTCTGGCCCGACCTGGAGGCAATCCTGGTGGTGCCCAACAACGCTCACGCGCTGTTCGGTCGGCCCATGGTCACCAGCCCGGCCGCCACCATCGCGATCGAGATCGAGGCCGACGGCCACGACGCCCTGGTGTTCTGCGACGGTCGCCGCGAGATGCTGATACCGGCCGGCAGCCGGATCGAGGTCAAACGGTGTGACACCGCGGTGAAGTGGGCCCGGCTGGACAGCGCCCCGTTCACCGACCGGCTGGTGCGCAAGTTCCGGCTTCCGGTGACCGGGTGGCGCGGCAACTGA
- the recN gene encoding DNA repair protein RecN: protein MLTEIRIESLGAISAAVGEFDRGLTVLTGETGTGKTMVVTGLHLLGGARADATRVRSGANRAIVEGRFTTTDLDEALVVRLDEMLDASGAERDEDGSVIALRSVNRDGPSRAYLGGRSVPAKSLGDFTAELLTLHGQNDQLRLMRPEEQCGALDRFAKAGPALERYTKLRDAWLSARRDLADRRNRMRELALEADRLTFALGEIDAVGPQPGEDDALVAEIMRLSELDTLREAAAAARAALSADDADGSGLSAVDTLGKARAALESTDDPKLLALAGQIGEVLTVVVDAAGELAGFLEELPVDASALEAKLARQSELRGLTRKYAADIDGVLAWARESRERLAQLDVSEEGLSALAARVEELGRELAGAAADLSTIRRKAAKRLAKEVTAELSGLAMADAQFSIDVSTDVVPAGSGSDDAAVLTLPSGERVRAGADGIDQVEFGFAAHRGMDRLPLAKSASGGELSRVMLALEVVLAASRKETVGTTMVFDEVDAGVGGRAAVQIGRRLARLARTHQVIVVTHLPQVAAYADVHLVVHGAGPRGTSVVRRVTGDERVAELARMLAGLGESDSGRAHARELLDAAQKEEI, encoded by the coding sequence ATGCTGACCGAAATCCGCATCGAGTCACTGGGGGCGATCAGCGCCGCGGTCGGGGAGTTCGACCGCGGCCTGACGGTGTTGACCGGCGAGACCGGCACCGGCAAGACCATGGTGGTCACCGGCCTGCACCTGCTGGGCGGGGCCCGCGCCGACGCCACCCGGGTGCGCTCCGGCGCCAACCGGGCGATCGTCGAAGGCCGTTTCACCACAACGGATCTCGACGAAGCCCTGGTGGTCAGGCTGGACGAGATGCTGGACGCCTCCGGGGCGGAACGCGACGAGGACGGCAGCGTGATCGCGCTGCGCTCGGTCAACCGCGACGGGCCGTCGCGCGCGTACCTGGGCGGGCGCAGCGTGCCCGCCAAATCGCTGGGCGACTTCACCGCCGAACTGCTGACCCTGCACGGGCAGAACGACCAGTTGCGACTGATGCGGCCCGAGGAGCAGTGCGGCGCGCTGGACCGGTTCGCCAAGGCCGGCCCCGCGCTGGAGCGCTACACCAAACTGCGCGACGCCTGGCTGTCGGCGCGACGCGACCTCGCCGACCGCCGCAACCGGATGCGCGAACTCGCGCTGGAGGCCGACCGGCTGACCTTCGCGCTGGGCGAGATCGACGCCGTCGGCCCGCAACCCGGCGAGGACGACGCCCTGGTCGCCGAGATCATGCGGCTCTCGGAACTGGACACCCTGCGCGAGGCCGCCGCCGCGGCCCGCGCGGCGCTGTCCGCCGACGACGCCGACGGCTCCGGTCTGTCCGCCGTCGACACGCTCGGAAAGGCAAGGGCCGCACTGGAATCCACCGACGATCCCAAGCTGCTGGCGCTGGCCGGCCAGATCGGCGAGGTGTTGACCGTGGTGGTCGACGCCGCCGGCGAGCTGGCCGGTTTCCTGGAGGAACTACCGGTCGACGCCAGCGCGCTGGAAGCCAAGCTGGCCCGGCAGTCCGAGCTGCGCGGCCTCACCCGCAAGTACGCCGCCGACATCGACGGCGTGCTGGCCTGGGCGCGGGAGTCGCGGGAGCGACTCGCCCAACTCGACGTCTCCGAGGAGGGTCTGAGCGCGCTGGCCGCCCGCGTCGAGGAGCTCGGCCGCGAATTGGCCGGGGCCGCAGCCGATCTCAGCACCATCCGGCGCAAGGCCGCCAAGCGGCTGGCCAAGGAGGTCACCGCCGAGCTGTCCGGGCTGGCGATGGCCGACGCGCAGTTCAGCATCGACGTGAGCACCGACGTCGTGCCCGCCGGCTCCGGCTCCGACGATGCGGCGGTGCTGACGCTGCCGTCGGGCGAGCGGGTGCGGGCCGGCGCCGACGGCATCGACCAGGTCGAGTTCGGCTTCGCCGCACACCGCGGGATGGATCGGCTGCCGCTGGCCAAGAGCGCCTCCGGCGGCGAGCTGTCCCGGGTGATGCTGGCGCTCGAAGTGGTGCTGGCCGCCTCCCGCAAGGAGACCGTCGGCACCACCATGGTGTTCGACGAGGTGGACGCCGGCGTGGGCGGTCGGGCAGCGGTCCAGATCGGGCGGCGGCTGGCCCGGCTGGCCCGCACCCACCAGGTCATCGTCGTCACGCATCTGCCGCAGGTCGCGGCCTACGCCGACGTCCACCTGGTGGTGCACGGCGCCGGGCCGCGCGGGACCAGCGTGGTGCGCCGGGTCACCGGCGACGAGCGGGTGGCCGAGCTGGCGCGGATGCTGGCCGGGCTCGGCGAGTCCGACAGCGGCCGCGCGCACGCCCGCGAGCTGCTCGACGCCGCCCAGAAGGAAGAGATCTAA
- the steA gene encoding putative cytokinetic ring protein SteA has product MKMSGLLSRNTDRPGIVGTARVDRNIDRLLRRVCPGDIVVLDVLDLDRITADALVEADIAAVVNASPSVSGRYPNLGPEVLVNNGVTLIDEAGPDIFKKVKDGAKIRLYDGGVYAGDRRLVRGTERTEHDIADLMREAKSGLAAHLEAFAGNTIEFIKSESPLLIDGIGIPDIDVDLRRRHVVIVADEPSAEEDLKSLKPFIKEYQPALIGVGTGADVLRKAGYRPQIIVGDPDQISADALKCGAQVVLPADADGHAPGLERIQDLGVGAMTFPAAGSAIDLALLLADHHGAALLVTAGHTANIETFFDRTRAHSNPSTFLTRLRVGEKVVDAKAVATLYRNHISAGAIALLALTMLIAVIVALWVSRTDGVVLHWVTDYWNHFSLMVQKWVT; this is encoded by the coding sequence ATGAAGATGTCAGGCCTGCTTTCCCGAAACACCGACCGGCCCGGAATCGTCGGCACCGCCCGCGTCGACCGGAACATCGACCGACTGCTGCGCCGGGTCTGCCCCGGCGACATCGTCGTGCTCGACGTCCTGGACCTGGACCGCATCACCGCCGACGCCCTGGTGGAAGCCGACATCGCCGCCGTAGTCAACGCCTCCCCGTCGGTCTCGGGCCGCTACCCCAACCTGGGGCCGGAGGTGCTGGTCAACAACGGGGTGACGCTGATCGACGAGGCCGGGCCGGACATCTTCAAGAAGGTCAAAGACGGCGCCAAGATCCGCCTGTACGACGGCGGGGTGTACGCCGGCGACCGCCGGCTGGTGCGCGGCACCGAACGCACCGAGCACGACATCGCCGACCTGATGCGCGAGGCCAAGAGCGGGCTGGCCGCCCACCTCGAGGCGTTCGCCGGCAACACCATCGAGTTCATCAAGAGCGAGAGCCCGCTGCTGATCGACGGCATCGGCATCCCCGACATCGACGTCGACCTGCGCCGCAGGCACGTGGTGATCGTCGCCGACGAGCCCAGCGCCGAAGAGGACCTCAAGTCGCTCAAGCCCTTCATCAAGGAGTACCAGCCGGCGCTGATCGGGGTCGGCACCGGCGCGGATGTGTTGCGCAAGGCGGGGTATCGGCCGCAGATCATCGTCGGCGATCCCGACCAGATCAGCGCCGACGCGCTCAAGTGCGGCGCCCAGGTGGTGCTGCCCGCCGACGCCGACGGGCACGCCCCCGGGCTGGAACGCATCCAGGACCTGGGCGTGGGGGCGATGACGTTCCCGGCCGCCGGCTCGGCCATCGACCTGGCCCTGCTGCTGGCCGATCACCACGGCGCCGCCCTGCTGGTGACGGCGGGCCACACCGCCAACATCGAGACGTTCTTCGACCGCACCCGCGCGCACAGCAACCCGTCCACCTTCCTGACCCGGCTGCGGGTGGGGGAGAAGGTGGTGGACGCCAAGGCCGTCGCCACCCTGTACCGCAACCACATCTCGGCGGGCGCCATCGCGCTGCTGGCGCTGACCATGCTGATCGCCGTCATCGTCGCGCTGTGGGTGTCGCGGACAGACGGTGTGGTGCTGCACTGGGTCACCGACTACTGGAACCACTTCTCGCTGATGGTGCAGAAGTGGGTCACCTAG
- a CDS encoding copper transporter: protein MISLRQHALSLAAVFLALAVGVVLGSGFLSDTLLSSLRDEKRDLHTQINGLNDQKNVLNEKLSAANNFDTQLAGRMLHDALGGKSVVVFRTPDAKDDDVAAVSKFIGQAGGTVTTTVALTQEFVEANSAEKLQTVVNSSVLPAGQQLSTKLVDQGSQAGDLMGIALLTNATPAGPPPPEVSETQRNTVLAALRDTGFITYQGGDHLGAANAALVVTGGALPQDAGNQGVSVARFSAALAPHGSATLLAGRDGSATGSAAVAVTRADAGMNSAVSTVDNVDAAPGRITAVLGLHDLMNGGHPGQYGTGHGATSITVAQ from the coding sequence ATGATCTCGCTACGCCAACACGCCCTGTCGCTGGCCGCCGTCTTCCTGGCGCTGGCCGTGGGAGTGGTACTGGGCTCCGGCTTCCTGTCCGACACCTTGCTGTCCAGCCTGCGTGACGAGAAGCGCGACCTGCACACCCAGATCAACGGGCTCAACGACCAGAAGAATGTGCTGAACGAAAAGCTCAGCGCGGCAAACAATTTCGACACCCAACTGGCCGGTCGGATGCTGCACGACGCGCTGGGCGGCAAGTCGGTGGTGGTGTTTCGCACCCCGGACGCCAAGGACGACGACGTGGCCGCGGTGTCGAAGTTCATCGGCCAGGCCGGCGGGACGGTGACCACGACGGTGGCGCTGACCCAGGAATTCGTCGAGGCCAATTCCGCGGAGAAGCTGCAGACGGTGGTCAACTCTTCGGTGCTGCCCGCCGGCCAGCAGCTGAGCACCAAGCTCGTCGACCAGGGCTCGCAGGCGGGCGACCTGATGGGAATCGCGTTGTTGACCAACGCAACCCCGGCCGGCCCGCCGCCGCCGGAGGTTTCCGAGACCCAGCGCAACACCGTGCTGGCCGCGCTGCGCGACACCGGCTTCATCACCTACCAGGGCGGCGACCACCTGGGCGCGGCCAACGCCGCGCTGGTCGTCACCGGCGGAGCGCTACCCCAGGACGCCGGCAACCAGGGCGTCAGCGTGGCCCGGTTCTCGGCCGCGCTGGCCCCGCACGGCTCGGCCACGTTGCTGGCCGGGCGCGACGGATCGGCGACCGGAAGCGCCGCCGTCGCCGTGACCCGCGCCGACGCCGGGATGAACTCCGCGGTCAGCACCGTCGACAACGTCGACGCCGCGCCGGGCCGCATCACCGCCGTCCTCGGCTTGCACGACCTGATGAACGGCGGCCACCCCGGGCAGTACGGCACCGGTCACGGCGCCACGTCGATCACGGTCGCTCAGTAG